A genomic segment from Pectinophora gossypiella chromosome 27, ilPecGoss1.1, whole genome shotgun sequence encodes:
- the LOC126378732 gene encoding uncharacterized protein LOC126378732 codes for MFGIRTPTKKVTETEAPSAQKSPHLTEKAGPSQPNPIAVPSVRRSIGEWESGANVGQKKCAPLVPSGPRDRMPLSQESRPNERRASVESTKTPPLKPKYNSKMSEAKACLVKAKTLLGESRNLKADIKHGVTQAVERLYQLVKEAGGGKDQASKGESEHQGAREEAPSNNHESPQTDLMRELITNLREHKNALQDCAAHTLALSKDIRHAQSSAAEQRPSYAEVARLTKSIDDLKENLSNQVHPQPTHPEAVQQPKHIHVAPMHTIIVTSDDKEESGQEVITKIRHALDAKNTGIRVDRLRKARDQKVLIGCHNKQELEKVTEAVRSRNLKVKEAQNKDPLVILRDVLSVHTDEDIIKALKNQNGHLLADIEVRATVRYRRRARNPHASHIVIEVSPIVWQRLTAAGRVHIDLQRVRVEDRSPLVQCSLCLGYGHTKRLCKDTPAQLQRIAKGDTDGQGEESAGAPPGVKLYRVLQANLQRKELATNELMLEANKRRTAFALLQEPYVGSSSSMKAYRGARIFQNTEQEEGTVKAAIAVFDQDMDIIQFPELTTNNISVVRIRTSAWEMVAASCYFEPDRPIEPYLEQLKEIRCKLRPKLFLIGGDVNAKNTWWGSSKIDCRGSEVSGAMEEMEMQVLNEGDVPTFDTIRGNKRYTSHVDITACSSDMLGLVEDWRVDDRITSSDHNTITFKVRLARAKGTDIQRTTRIYGTKRANWIQFHEKLKQLVADGAMDKAKIEGTNTIRELDLLLEGYTSIVKKACEDTLSKKRSNQKLTLPWMSEELDILKKEVLTRKRRVRCAAPIRRARVVAEYLQMKEKYERDVKKAQISSWKEFCGKQDREGVWEGIYRVIGRTAKRQEDLPLEINGRTVDMRESARALTETFYPEDSADRDTAYHRHIRAEADRVNGVSRDESRDPPFTMEELRAVVESFNPKKAPGADGFTADICSRAISCDPGLFLSLVNKCLELEHFPTIWKKATVVVLRKPGKDNYRNPKAYRPIGLLPVMGKIFEKLLVGRLKWHILPRISTRQYGFMPQKSTEDSLYDLVNYIRLKIKAKKLITLVSLDIEGAFDNAWWPAIRVRLAEEKCPANIRRVLDSYLRDRQVAVRYGGEQHAKITSKGCVQGSIGGPILWNLLLDPLLKGLEERGDYVQAFADDVVLVFHGETALEVGRQANAALAYVQDWGKKNKLNFGPQKTKAMTMTNKIKYDTPVLDMGGIGIEMSNDIKILGLHIDRKLTFNKHVSEVCKKAIVIYKQLSRAAKVDWGLHPEIIRIIYNATIEPIILYAASVWAPEVDKLGVQKQLNNVQRGFAQKMTKAYRTVSLNSALVLSGLLPLDLRIKEAAALYEAKRGVPQPILGDREVERVVGYAQAPHPATHMKLGFVCLVDQEQVDCHNKQAVRIYTDGSKIDGKVGAALSVWDGDAETKTVKLKLSPYCTVYQAELLAICEATRVILACHQTSFGIYSDSRSALETVVNYDTKHHLAVTIRANVAAGKRQKKEISFFWIKAHAGLEGNERADQLAKDAAQRVKTKPNYDLCPVSYIKKQTRIESLERWNDRYQSGTTASTTKLFFPDAILAHKIIKKIEITGVLTQALTGHGGFSEYLNRFKCKESPSCICEPGVEETIVHLLFECPTNGPLRHDVEQMLETTLCRERANEIMADKTRRATFIKYCQTVVNRAIKRNKE; via the exons ATGTTTGGGATACGCACACCGACGAAGAAGGTGACAGAGACAGAGGCTCCGTCCGCCCAAAAATCACCACACCTGACGGAGAAGGCAGGACCTTCTCAACCAAACCCGATAGCAGTCCCCAGTGTGAGACGTAGCATCGGTGAATGGGAGTCTGGAGCCAATGTTGGACAAAAGAAGTGTGCCCCATTGGTCCCCTCAGGACCAAGGGACAGGATGCCGCTTTCCCAAGAATCCAGACCGAACGAACGGAGAGCATCAGTGGAGAGCACGAAAACCCCCCCACTCAAGCCGAAGTACAACAGCAAGATGTCAGAGGCCAAGGCCTGCTTAGTGAAGGCCAAAACACTGCTGGGTGAATCCCGAAATTTGAAGGCGGACATAAAACACGGCGTAACACAGGCTGTTGAACGGCTATACCAGCTAGTAAAGGAAGCGGGGGGAGGCAAAGACCAAGCGTCAAAAGGCGAAAGTGAGCACCAAGGGGCAAGGGAGGAGGCGCCGAGTAACAATCATGAGTCACCACAAACTGATCTAATGAGGGAACTCATCACGAACTTGAGGGAGCACAAAAACGCGCTCCAGGACTGTGCGGCGCACACCCTCGCCCTCTCCAAGGATATACGACATGCGCAATCCAGTGCAGCCGAGCAGAGACCCTCATACGCAGAGGTCGCGAGACTCACCAAGTCCATCGATGACCTTAAAGAAAACCTCAGCAACCAAGTGCATCCGCAGCCTACTCACCCGGAGGCAGTACAACAGCCGAAACACATCCACGTTGCACCAATGCACACCATCATTGTCACGTCCGATGACAAGGAAGAGAGTGGACAGGAGGTAATCACCAAAATCAGACATGCATTGGATGCAAAAAATACCGGGATACGAGTGGATAGACTGCGCAAAGCGAGAGACCAAAAAGTCTTGATAGGCTGCCATAATAAGCAGGAACTCGAAAAGGTCACCGAAGCGGTGAGGTCTCGCAACCTAAAGGTAAAAGAAGCGCAAAATAAAGACCCACTTGTTATCCTCAGAGACGTCCTCTCAGTGCACACAGACGAGGATATAATAAAGGCGCTAAAAAACCAAAACGGACACCTGCTCGCTGACATTGAGGTAAGGGCCACAGTCAGATACAGGCGCAGAGCAAGGAACCCACACGCCTCACACATAGTGATCGAAGTGTCTCCCATAGTATGGCAGCGCCTCACCGCGGCGGGTCGCGTACACATTGACCTACAGCGGGTACGTGTGGAGGACCGGTCGCCGCTGGTACAATGCTCGCTGTGCCTTGGGTATGGGCACACCAAGCGCCTCTGCAAGGACACT CCCGCGCAACTACAGCGTATTGCTAAGGGCGACACAGACGGCCAAGGAGAAGAGAGTGCTGGTGCCCCACCAGGTGTGAAATTGTACCGCGTACTTCAAGCTAATCTCCAAAGAAAAGAATTAGCAACAAACGAGCTCATGCTCGAGGCAAATAAAAGGAGAACGGCCTTTGCACTGCTCCAGGAGCCGTATGTGGGCAGCTCAAGTAGCATGAAAGCCTATAGAGGAGCGAGGATTTTCCAGAACACTGAACAGGAAGAGGGAACTGTCAAAGCGGCAATCGCAGTCTTTGATCAAGACATGGACATTATACAGTTCCCAGAACTCACCACAAATAACATCTCAGTGGTGAGGATCCGAACTAGTGCCTGGGAGATGGTTGCGGCCTCATGCTACTTTGAGCCAGACCGGCCCATAGAGCCATACTTGGAGCAGCTAAAGGAAATCCGCTGTAAATTACGACCGAAGCTATTCCTTATCGGCGGAGATGTAAACGCCAAGAACACCTGGTGGGGCAGCAGCAAAATAGACTGTAGGGGTAGTGAGGTATCTGGTGCTATGGAAGAGATGGAAATGCAGGTACTCAACGAAGGAGATGTCCCGACATTTGACACCATCAGAGGCAATAAAAGATACACAAGCCATGTAGACATCACGGCCTGCTCATCGGACATGTTGGGCTTGGTAGAGGACTGGAGGGTAGATGACCGGATAACCAGCTCTGACCACAACACCATTACATTCAAAGTCAGGCTCGCAAGAGCGAAAGGCACGGACATCCAACGGACTACGCGAATCTATGGCACCAAAAGGGCCAATTGGATTCAATTTCATGAGAAATTGAAACAATTGGTGGCCGATGGTGCCATGGACAAAGCCAAAATAGAAGGGACTAATACTATAAGGGAATTGGACCTCTTGTTGGAGGGGTATACGAGCATCGTCAAAAAGGCATGCGAAGATACTCTCTCCAAAAAGAGGTCCAATCAAAAACTTACCTTACCTTGGATGTCCGAGGAGCTTGACATTTTGAAGAAGGAGGTCTTGACCAGGAAGCGGCGTGTCCGATGCGCAGCACCAATCCGGAGAGCCCGAGTTGTTGCTGAGTACCTGCAAATGAAAGAGAAGTATGAAAGAGATGTAAAAAAGGCCCAGATATCTAGCTGGAAGGAGTTCTGTGGGAAGCAGGATAGGGAGGGTGTATGGGAGGGCATCTACAGAGTTATAGGTAGGACCGCCAAGCGACAGGAAGACCTGCCCCTGGAGATAAATGGTAGGACCGTAGATATGCGTGAATCCGCAAGAGCCCTGACTGAGACTTTCTACCCTGAGGATTCGGCGGACCGTGATACGGCATACCACCGACATATACGAGCGGAGGCCGACAGAGTGAATGGTGTTTCCCGGGACGAATCCCGGGACCCGCCGTTCACAATGGAGGAGCTCCGAGCAGTGGTAGAGAGTTTCAATCCTAAAAAGGCACCCGGGGCAGACGGTTTTACGGCAGACATCTGCAGTAGGGCGATCTCATGCGACCCAGGACTTTTCCTATCACTGGTTAACAAGTGCCTGGAGCTTGAACACTTCCCGACCATCTGGAAGAAGGCCACGGTAGTGGTCTTACGTAAGCCGGGGAAAGATAATTACCGGAACCCCAAGGCATACAGGCCGATAGGGTTGTTGCCAGTGATGGGAAAGATCTTCGAAAAACTGCTCGTAGGTAGACTGAAATGGCATATCCTCCCGAGGATTAGTACTCGCCAATATGGCTTTATGCCCCAAAAAAGCACTGAGGACTCGCTCTATGACCTAGTGAATTATATACGTCtgaaaataaaagcaaaaaagcTTATTACGTTAGTCTCACTGGACATAGAGGGAGCCTTTGACAACGCTTGGTGGCCAGCAATAAGAGTCAGACTGGCTGAGGAAAAGTGTCCTGCAAATATCCGGAGAGTGCTTGACAGCTACCTACGAGACAGACAGGTCGCAGTGAGATATGGGGGGGAACAACACGCAAAGATCACATCAAAAGGTTGTGTACAGGGATCGATTGGCGGTCCTATCCTGTGGAACCTTCTCCTGGATCCTCTCTTGAAGGGGCTTGAGGAGCGAGGGGATTATGTCCAGGCATTCGCTGACGACGTGGTCCTCGTGTTCCACGGGGAAACTGCGCTGGAAGTCGGGAGGCAGGCCAATGCCGCCCTCGCCTATGTCCAAGATTggggaaagaaaaacaaacttaactTTGGTCCGCAAAAAACCAAAGCTATGACAAtgaccaataaaataaaatacgataCCCCGGTCTTGGATATGGGCGGGATCGGCATTGAAATGTCAAACGACATAAAGATCTTAGGGCTACACATCGATAGAAAGTTGACCTTCAATAAACACGTCTCAGAAGTGTGCAAAAAAGCTATCGTGATCTACAAACAGCTCTCCAGAGCAGCAAAAGTAGACTGGGGTCTTCACCCAGAAATTATTAGGATCATATATAACGCGACAATTGAGCCAATAATCTTATACGCAGCTAGTGTTTGGGCTCCGGAGGTTGACAAGCTGGGGGTGCAGAAGCAGCTCAATAACGTACAGAGGGGATTCGCGCAAAAGATGACGAAAGCGTACCGAACAGTATCTCTTAACTCTGCCCTGGTGCTGTCTGGGTTGCTCCCACTTGACCTCCGGATTAAGGAGGCAGCCGCCCTGTATGAGGCCAAGAGGGGGGTGCCCCAGCCAATACTGGGGGATAGAGAAGTGGAACGAGTCGTTGGATATGCCCAAGCTCCACACCCGGCGACGCATATGAAACTGGGGTTCGTCTGTCTGGTAGACCAAGAGCAGGTCGACTGCCATAACAAGCAAGCAGTTCGTATATATACGGACGGCAGCAAAATTGACGGCAAGGTCGGGGCAGCCCTATCCGTGTGGGATGGTGATGCTGAGACCAAAACCGTCAAGTTGAAACTGTCTCCGTATTGCACGGTCTACCAGGCTGAACTGCTGGCCATATGCGAAGCCACTAGGGTGATTTTGGCGTGCCATCAAACGAGCTTTGGCATATACAGCGACTCGAGGTCGGCGCTCGAAACTGTCGTCAACTACGACACCAAGCACCACCTAGCAGTCACGATACGAGCAAATGTCGCAGCAGGCAAACGCCAGAAAAAGGAGATATCCTTCTTCTGGATAAAAGCACATGCCGGATTGGAAGGAAATGAAAGGGCGGATCAATTGGCAAAAGACGCGGCGCAACGGGTGAAGACCAAACCAAATTATGACCTTTGTCCAGTCTCGTATATTAAGAAACAGACCCGAATAGAGTCCCTTGAGAGGTGGAATGATAGGTATCAGTCAGGAACAACGGCCTCTACCACAAAATTGTTCTTCCCGGATGCGATACTAGCACACAAAATCATCAAAAAGATAGAGATTACGGGAGTACTGACGCAGGCGCTGACGGGGCATGGTGGGTTCTCTGAGTACTTAAACAGGTTTAAGTGCAAGGAGAGCCCATCGTGCATCTGTGAGCCAGGGGTAGAGGAAACCATCGTCCACCTTCTCTTTGAATGTCCCACAAACGGTCCCCTTAGGCATGACGTGGAGCAAATGTTGGAGACCACACTGTGTAGAGAGAGAGCAAACGAAATAATGGCGGATAAAACTAGGAGAGCAACCTTCATCAAATATTGCCAAACCGTGGTAAATAGAGCAATCAAAAGAAATAAAGAGTAa